The sequence CCTCATTAGGGGCGAGCACGTGACGAATGTCGCGACCGAAGCGCTTGTCGCGAAGCATCGCCGTTACATCGGCATGCCTTGCGAAGAAGGTCACCCGCCAGTGATCGTCGAAGAACGGCCCCGCCTCGCGCAACCTGGCGTAGGTCGGGTAGGGATCGGCGACGAATGCCGGGTCGTACGCGTCGAACTGCACCGATGACATCGTCACGTATTCAAGTAGGTCAAAGCCGAAGCGCCCCAGCACCGGCTCCAGCTCCAGCAGGAGCGAATGCTAGGGCTGGTTGTGGCTGGGCCGGAGCGGCGGCAACCCCGGAACCTAGAAGGGCAGCCTCACGTGGTGCGTGCCCTGGCCTCCACCATGATGCAGGGACCGACCAACCCATTGAAATCATTCGCTTCGACGAACTCCCGCACGGCATGGTCACCGGCCCCCGGTTGGACCCACACGTTCATCAGGCCCAGGTCGAGGCACTCCTGAAGGACGGTGAGCGTCCGCGCCGGCGGCACGACGATGTCGACGATGGTGGGGGCCTCCGGCAGGTCCGCCAGCGAGCGCCAGCAGGGATCCCCGTCGACCTCGTCACGATTCGGGTTCACCGCGAACACCTTGAAGCCCTTCGACTTCAGGTTGTGGTAGATGATGTTCCCGTACTTCGAGGGATTGGCGGTGGCGCCGACCACGGCCACGGTGGTGTCGGCGCTCTCGAGCAGCTCGACCAGGCTCATGGTTAGGGCAACCTCCGGTGGGCGATGGGCATTCCCCTACCGACTCCGCGTCATTGGGAACGATCCCTACCGTAACGCCCGACCCGATGGAGGTGCTCACCGCCGACGCCGACGTCTACGAGGTAGGTGGGTACGATCACCGAGACCAGCGGGGCGGTCATGGCTCGCGAGTGCGGTGCACCCGCCATGCCCAGGCGGTGCCGAGCATCGCCCCGGCGATCACCCACACGACCGGTACCGCCCGTCGTCCCACGTCGATGACGACCGGCTGGGGCAGGCCGAGGCGATCGGAAAGCCCCGCCATGACGAGCGAACCGCCGAGGGCAAGCCATGCCAGGGGGACCCACGCGATCTCGTTACGGCGACGGAAGGCAAAACGAACCAGGAGCGCCACGCCGAGGGCGATCAGCAGGACAAGGCCCGTCCACACCGCGACCTCGCCGATGAACCGGAGCATTGCGCGCAGGATCACGAGGGCACCTGTCGCACCATCACTCCGTCTTCTTTGCTGCGGCCTTCATCGCCCGCTTCTGCTCGCGCAGTTCGTAGATCTTGTCGAAAGAGTCGATGTCGGCAATTGATGGCCAATCGGCGGCGGTCTTCTCCCACCCCGGAGGCCCCTGCCCGAGGCGCTTCCCGACGATTCCTACGAAGATCCGCGCCTTGGTCCTGCCGTACCCCGGAAGGGCTTCGAGTCGCTGGAGGAGGTCTTTGCCGTCGGCGGCCTCGAGCCAGATGCGTCCGGCATCGCCCGCATACTCATCGACGATCATGGTGCACAATGCCTGACACCGCTCTGCCATGGATCCAGGAAAGCGGTGGAGTGCCGGGGGGCCCCGAAAGGCGGCCACCAGGTCGTCGCGATCGAGGGCGGCGATTGTCGTCGCGTCGAGGGAGCCGCCGATCCTTTGGGTGAGAAGGTAGGGGGAGAGGAACGCCCGCTCCATCGGGAACTGTTGGTCGAGCAGCATTCCGATCAATAGGGCGAGTGGACTGGCGGCAAGGAGCCGATTTGCCTCGGCATCCTCGGTGAAGGGGAGTTCGTTCGGCATCAGACCCTGACCTTGATGGAAGCCCACGGTAGTGCCCGCGAGATTGCCGGAGAGCGGCGGCTCGTCGTCGATACCATCGAGCCATGGGCTGGAAGGGGACGATTCTGGATGGAGCGCGCCGCGCCGGCGTTTTGGGACTGGTGGGTCGAGCGTTCGGCGCCGATCGGCTGACGGTACTGGCGTATCACCGGGTCACCGATCACACCCGCCCGGGCTTTGCCGGGTTTGTAGGGAACGTCAGCGCCTCTCCGGCCGAGTTCTCCGACCAGATGGAGTGGGTTGCCCGGAAGCACACGCCGGTCTCTCTCGAGGCCGTGGCCGCCGCCGCGCTCGGCGCGGATCTCCCCGACCGGGCGGTGCTCGTGACCTTCGACGACGGGTATCAGGACAACCTCGACAACGCCCTCCCCGTGCTTCGTCGCCTCGGCCTGCCGGCGGCCCTGTTTCTGGCCACGGACCATGTCGGCAGCGGCCAGCCCTTCTGGTGGGACCGTGCGGCCGAGTTCTTCTGGCGGCACGCCGGGGCCGAAGTAGACCTGCCGATCCTGGGGCACACCACGTGGGACAGCGATGGTGCCCTATCGCTTGCCGCCCGCTGGATCGCCCGAGCCAAGCTGCTTCAGGACGACGAGAGGGGTGCCGCCGTGGCCGCCATCAAGGCCGCCGCCGGGTCCGATGAGGCTCCCCAGGGCCTGGTGATGAACTGGGGTGGGGCACGAGAGATGGCCGCTCACGGTGTCGCCATCGGTGGCCACACCCGGACCCATCCGATCCTCACCCGGGTACCCCTCGAAACAGCCCGCGAGGAGATCTCCCGATCCAAAGCAGACGTCGAGCGAGAGATCGGCGCGCCGGCAATCGGCTTTGCGTACCCCAACGGCGGAACCGCAGATTTCGACGACGCAGTAGTGGCGGCGGTAGCCGACGCCGGCTATCGGACCGCGTTCACCCTGGTCCCCGGTCCTGCCCGGCTCAGGGAGGTCGTGGCAGACCCGCTGCGGATCCGCCGGGTGTACGTGCACCACGGCGACGGACTCAGCCGGTTCGCCGCCAAGATGGCCGGGGTGCCGCGGCTGACTGGAGCCCTGGCATGAAGCCCGCGCAGGAACGCATCCGGGCGGCGGTGGCCGCCTCGCTGCCTCCCGGCTACGGCGCGATCACCCGCTGGTCAAGACCGCGCCAGGGTGACTGGTCGTGGATGTTCGAGGCGGAGACCGGCGGCGCCGCCCCGGCCACCCTTCTGGTGAAGGTCCCCCGATGGGAGGAGGCGACCGACCTGGGTTCGGCGTTGAACGCCGGTCCCCAGAAGGACACTGAGGAGGAATACCGGGCTCTCGAAGCGATCGCGGCGGCGGTGGCGGCGGCGGGGGATCCCGGGCTCACGGCAGTCGTCCCGGTCGCCTACGTGCGCGAAGTGAATGCGGTCGTCACCGAGCGGCTGCGGGCAGTGCCGCTGCACGACCGGCTGGGCCGTACGCGGGGCTCCGACGCCGCGACTCTGTTTCAGCGGGTGGGACGCTGGCTGCGGATCTTCCACGCCACGTCTGATCAGCAACTGGTCCCATTCGAGGCCGGCCAATTCGAGCGGCTGGCGGATGCGGGCCACCGGGGAGCACTCGGTGACTCTATCGCCGCCGTCGCGGCGGTAGCCCGGGTCCGGTCCGGCCGGCCGGTTTCGGTGGGGGTGCTCCACGGCGACCTGTCGCTCCGCAACGTCCTGGTGACCATCGACGACCGCGTGGCGGTGATCGACCCGAATCGCTACCGGGGCCGGATCGCCGGCGATGCCGCCCACCTGCTCACCGAAGTTCGCCTGGGGAGGTGCCAGTTGATCACTTCGGGCGCGTTCCGCCCGAGATCGAGGGTCGAGCAGTTGGCAGTGGGGATCATCGATGGCTATCCCGAGATCGACCCCGGCGCTTTGGCGTTCGAGCGAGCGGTGGCCGCGGTGAAGCGCTGGGTCGAAGTGGAGGAGCGGACCAAGGGGATCGCCCGGCTGGCGCTCCTGCCGGCGCGTCGGTTGTTCAAGTCCGAGGTCGGAGCGCTCCTCCGACAGCCCTAAGGGCGTTGCGGCCCGCCCAGATCGCCCGGCCGCGGGGACCAAGCGGTCGCCTCAGACGAAGGTCGATGCGGGTGTCGGTGCCCCAGGACTGCTTGTACTCCTCGTCGCCCCGGAGAAAGTCGAATTCCCTGGCACCCTCGTCGATCGCCCCTTGGATCGCCCGTGCCATGATCGCCCTTCCCGGCCCGAACCTCGACCACGCCGGATCGAACCCGGTCGTGTAGAAGGAGACCACTTCGCCCACCCGGAAGCATTCGATGATCGCGATCGGGCTCTCGCCGACATCCAGGCGCCAGAGGCGCAATCGGCCGGCTGCCAGCATTCTGCGTGCCGTCTCGCGATGGAACGCCACCAACTCATCGGTGGCGAACGCCCCCAGGTCGCCGCGGGCGGTACGGACCGTCTGGTGCATCACCGCCAGATGGTCCATCGTGTCCTCGAGGTCGGCCGCGGTCGCCACCATGCGGGTGACGACGGGAGCGCCGGCCTCCTGATCGAGCTTGCGCCGGTAGCGATCGATGTTCTGCCGGTGGCTGCGGCCAAAGCGCTGGTTGACCAGATCCCACCCGCCATCGAGAGGCAGGTGAGGGCACGGCGTCTCCTCGGCCGCATCGCCGCGTCGCCGCAGCAGAAGCCTGGGGAGCACACCATCGATGGCCATGCCGTCGAAGTCGATGAGGTCCCACCGGCGGCGAACGTCCACGGCCTCCCACAGATGGGCGGCCACCGTCGGGTCCTCTCCGGTGGCGATCGGCATGTCCAGGTGGTCAGGTGCGGCCGGGCCGCTGCCGATGATCCGCAGGGATTGGAACGGTATTCCGAACTTGCGTCCGGGGGCGACATAGAACGGGGCCACGCCGAGCAAGCTCCCATCGACCGGGTGCCGGGCCGTGAAGACTTCCAGGTCGGCGTCGCGGCCCAGGGTGTCCAGCCATGCGCTCACCCAGGGCCAGGTCATGAACGCCGACCGCACCTGGGATCCGGCGACCAGTGCCTCCCATTCGGGTCCCATTTCCCTTAACTCGGCGCGCTGGACACGGGTGACGACAGGGAGAGTGCGGGTGGTCATGGCTGGTCCCGTTCAGCGCGCTTCCAGACGGCCGTTTGGCCGCCGCGCATGTGGCGCCACAGTCCGCGAGCCGCGGCGTAGTTCGAGTTCACCAGGAACCGCGGCACGTAGGCCGCCTTGCCCACCGGTCGGAGAAGCGCCGGAGCCGCGGCGACGGCATAGAACCCCGCCTGGGCGATGAGGGTGATCGGTCCCCACGGTGGGGCCAGCGCCGGCAGCCCGCCGGATGGTGCCACCGCGGTGGCTGCGATCGACCCGCCGAGCGCGGCGACCATCCCGAATGGCACCAGCGAGCGGAAGATCTTGTGCGACACGAGCATCCACGCCACCAGCGGCCTTCTCCAGGGGATCTCCCGGTGCAACCTGCCGAACACCTGCCATTGGCCGGCGACCATTCGTGAGCGGCGCTCCCGCTCGGCCCCGGCATCGGAGGAAACGACCTCCTCGGACACGGATTCGGGCTGGTAGACCACCCGGTAGCCGCGTTTGACCACCCGATGGGCCATCCACTGGTCGTCGTTGACAATGGCGTCGGGGGCAGCCTCCAACAGGTCACGACGGATCGCGAAGATCTCCCCGTTCACGCCGACCGTGCAACCGAGGCGGCTCTCCATCTGGCGGAGATGGGCCTCGTAGCGCCAGTACGCACCCTCGGAGAATCCGAGGTCGGAGTCGCCCCCGGTGACCTTGCGCCCGGTGGCCGCCCCGACGGTCGGGTCGGCGAACGGCGCGACGATCTGCTCGATGGCGTCGGGTCGCAGGGTGTTGTTGGCATCGGTGAAGACGACCACATCGCCGGTCGCCCACTCCAGGGCCCGGCTGATTGCGGCCATCTTCCCGCGCCGTTCGGGACGATGGACCACCTCGACGCCATGGGTGCGGGCTATCCCGGCCGTGGCGTCGTCCGATCCGTCAGCGGCGACGATCACCTGCAGCAGTTCGCTGGGGTACGCCAGCCCGGCGGTGTCCCTCAGCTTGCGATCGATGACGGCTTCCTCGTTGTAGGCGGCGACGATGAGCGTGACCTTGGGGGAGTGGGGCGGGTACTGCCGATCTCGCCCGAACGCCGCGGACAACAGGGTGACGAGCAGGGGATATCCGACATACGTGTAAGTCACCAGGCCGGCACCTGCCCAGAAGACGAGCCCGATCATTTCGCCACCCCGCCATACACGCCCAGGATCGTCCTGGCGATGGGCGGCCACGTGTATCGATCGGCCGCTCTGGCGGCGCAGGCTCCCATGCGGGTGGATTCGGCCGGATCGCCGAGCAGCTTGACCATCGCACTGGCGAGTCCGGGCACGTCGCCGGGGGCGACCAGCAATCCCGTCTCTCCGTGGACGACGTCCTCGGCGAGTGATCCCAACTCTGAGGCGATCACCGGGCGGCCGTATGCATAGGCCACCTGGAGCACGCCTGACGCGGTGGCCGATCTGTACGGGAGCACCACGACATCGGCGGTGCGCATCAGCGGTCCCACCTCCTCGAAGGGCAGATAGCGAGCGTCGATGGTGACGCGGCCGGAGACAGCGCGTCTGGCGACCCGGTGTTCGAGGTGGGCGGGGTCGACTCCAGCCGGAGGCCCGGCCACGACCAGATGGGCATCGATCTCGCGGGACGCGAGGGCGAATGCGTCGATCAATTCGTCCAGGCCTTTGCTGGGCCGCAGGCCGCCGAAAAAGAGGGCGGTCGGCTTGCCGGCCGCGATCCCGTAACGCTCCCGCAGGTCGCCGCCGGGATCCTCCGACCGGAGGAACAGGCCTTCGTCGCCATGGGGGATGACGACGGTGCGAGCCGCTTCGGCCGGATACAACTCCAGGAAGCGAGCACGGTTGGCTTCGCCGTGCAGGAAGATCACCGAGAAGTACCCGTACGCGGCACGCGTCATGGAGCGGTGGAGAGCCTGGAACGGGCCGCGCGACTCCCGCGGCTCGAACTCGTGACAGACCTGACTGATGGGGATCCCGGCCCGAACGATTCGCCTGAGGAACCACGCAAGGAAGGGAAAACGGATGATGGCGAACTGGGCGATGTCGGGCTTCTCTCGCAGAATGAACCTGGTTGCCCGGGCCCACTCCCGGGCATATCGGACCCCCCGCTCCGCCCGGCGCAGTTTGTGGCCGGCCCACACGAAGAGGCGGGCGAGCCCGTGGTGGCGAGCTGCCGGCTCGATTGCCGGCCACAGCCGCATGATCGGTGCCACCCGAAACGGCGCGTCCATCCCCGCCAGCTCGTAGTGGCGAGAGGTGACCAGGGTGACGTCTGCCCCCGCTTCGGCGAGCGCCGAGCACATCTGGAACGCGTAGTGGACCATCCCGCCGGATCCGTCCGGCTCGACGACGATCATCCTCATCGGAAACCCCCCGCAGAGATCGCCAGTCGGTATTCGTCGACCAGGCGCGCCGCCTGGCGTTCGAGGTCGAAACGCTCGATGGCAATGCGGCGGCCCGCCCGCCCCATCGCTGCCGATTGGATCGGAGAGGAGAACAGCCGGCGGACGGCATCGGCCAGCATCGCCGGAGCGTGCGGAGGCACCATGAGAGCCGAAATGCCCCGATCGACCATCTCGGGGATCCCGCCCACCTCAGTCGCCACGACAGGCAGGCCTGCCGCCATTGCCTCGATTAGAACCGTGGGGAGTGCCTCGGTGTGAGACGGCAGCACGAACACGTCGGCGGCGGCGAGGAGCCGCGGGATGTCGGAACGGGCACCGGTGAACAGAACCCGATCCTCGAGGCCGAGGTCGGCGACGATCCGCTCGAGGGTGGGTCGCTGGCTGCCGTGACCCACGACCACGTAGCGGGTGGAAGGATGGGAGTGCACCACTGCCGGCAGGGCCTCGACCATGTCGGCGATTCCTTTCTCGGGTCGCAGCACCGCGACCGTCATCGCCACCGACGCATCAATGGCTATCCCCAACTCGTCGCGAGCCGCCGACCGCTTGGCGGCACCGCCGGGGGAGAACCTGGCGAGCTCGATCCCGTTGTGGAGCGTCACCACCTGGTCTCGCCTCGCCTTGGATCGTCCGATGAAGTGATCCCGTGCACTACGGGACACCGAGACGACTCGGGCGCCTCTCGACTTGAGGATCCAGGCCATCAGCCGGTAGCGAGCGGCGTCGCGGCTCCATCGTCGGGGCCGGTCGATGGTGTGAATCGTGGCGATAGTCGGAACCCCGAGGCGGTGGGCGGCGACCGTGCCGAGAATGTTGGAGAATTCGAGCTGGGTGTGGACCAGGTCGGGAGCGGTCCGCTCGATCACTTCGGTCACCCGGCGCAGTGCCCCCGGCTCGCGCAACCGGCGGATGCCCAGGTTGGCCACGGGCACTCCGGCGGCTTCGATCTCGGCCGCGACCGGGTTGCCTTCACGGTCTTGCATCGTCACCACGGTCGGCTCGACTCCGAGTCGCGCCAGGCGCGGCAGGTAGTCGGCGAGCAGCCGTTCGGCACCTCCGGGGCCCAGCGAGTCGATCAGATAGAGCACAGAAAGCGGCGACTCGGGAACCGGCAGCGGTGGGGTGGCGCGGAGGCGCGGGGAGCTCATGGGCGGTCTCCCGCCAGGCGCCCCAGACCCGCCCAGCCGGCAATGCGCCGGACGGTGGCCGGGTCATAGCGCCACAACGCCACCACATATGCGACCGATCCGGCCACTGCCGCCGCGGCGAGCGAGGCCAGGTTCCCGGCTCCGGCGGTGAGCCACATCGCGGGAAGAGCGGCGAGTGCCAGCCAGATGCCGGCACCGACTGACGGCGCCATCTGCCGCCAAATGTCGCCGAAGGTGGTACCCACCATTCGGTTGGCGACTGCGAGCCGAACCACCGTGTCCAATGCCGCCACCCCGGCATGCGCCCAGGCCACTCCGACGATGCCATATCGCGCCCCGAACATCAGGGCGGGGATCAGCACCACTAGTTCGAGGCCGGCCAGTTTGGCGAGAATGCCGGGCCTCCCCAGGGCCTTGTACACGTCGCCGGCGTTCACCCCAATCGACCCGAGGAGAGAGAACACGCACATCACCTGGAGCACCGGGATGGCTTGATTCCATTGCTCACCAAATAGAGCCCTTACGGCCGGTTCGGCGGTGATGAACAGGCCAACGCACATCGGCACCACCAGCACCTGGGTGTATTTGATGGTGGCGAGGAACCCCCGCCGGAGCAATGCCGGCTGATCCTGCAGCTTCGAAAACAGCGGGAAGATCGCCCCGCCCAGCACCCGCCATACCGACTGGATGAGGAGCTCGGGCAGCCGGTAGGCGAGGGTGTAGACGCCGAGGGCGACATCGCCGAGCAGGCGACCCACGACGAGGTAGTCCAGGTTCGACCAGATGGCGAACTGGATGTCGGTGACGATGAGGGGCCCGCCGAAACGCGCCAGAGGACGCACCAGGCGGCGGTGGATCCGCACTCGCGGCCTCCACGGGAACACCGTCCAGGCGAGGATCACGGATGTGACGACGCCGGCGAGTTGGCCCCAGACCAGCGCCCAGACACCGAAGCCGGCGGCGGCGGCGGCGATGGAGACGGCGCCTTTGACGACGGACCGGCCTACGTCCGGGATCAGCTTCCGCTTGAAGTCCATGTTCTTGCGGAGGAGGACCAGCTGCACCGAGCCGAGCGCCTCGAGCACGAAGGTGAGGGACAGCACCCGCAGCAGGGGCACGACCAGCGGCTCACGGAAGAAGTCGGCCACCAGGGGGGCGCCAAGGAAGCAGAGGGCGGTGAGCAGGGCCCCGGTGATCAGGTTGAACGCAAACACCGTCTCTGCGGATTCGTCGATGTCGTCCTTGCGCTGGATCAGTGCGCCGCCGAGACCGAGGTCCTTCAGCACGGCCAGGTACGCCACGGCCACGGTGGCGAAGCCCACCACACCAAAGTCTTCCGGCGTCAAGAGCCGGGCGAGAATCGCCATCGTGACGAGCACGAGCATCTTCCCGGCGGCGAAAGAGACGTAGTTCCAGATGACGGCGCGAGCCGCCGCCGTGCCCAGTACGGCTTCGTCGGCGGTGCGGTCTTCGGTCAGCGCCATGCCGCCTCCTGGACTGCAGCGTCGCGGGATTCGTCCTCGGCTCTCGCCACCGACGGGAACGCCAGGGCGATACCGATTACGAGCCATGCAAGGCGCGCAAACGCCATGTGCAGGAACA is a genomic window of Acidimicrobiia bacterium containing:
- a CDS encoding HhH-GPD-type base excision DNA repair protein: MPNELPFTEDAEANRLLAASPLALLIGMLLDQQFPMERAFLSPYLLTQRIGGSLDATTIAALDRDDLVAAFRGPPALHRFPGSMAERCQALCTMIVDEYAGDAGRIWLEAADGKDLLQRLEALPGYGRTKARIFVGIVGKRLGQGPPGWEKTAADWPSIADIDSFDKIYELREQKRAMKAAAKKTE
- a CDS encoding glycosyltransferase family 2 protein, with the translated sequence MIGLVFWAGAGLVTYTYVGYPLLVTLLSAAFGRDRQYPPHSPKVTLIVAAYNEEAVIDRKLRDTAGLAYPSELLQVIVAADGSDDATAGIARTHGVEVVHRPERRGKMAAISRALEWATGDVVVFTDANNTLRPDAIEQIVAPFADPTVGAATGRKVTGGDSDLGFSEGAYWRYEAHLRQMESRLGCTVGVNGEIFAIRRDLLEAAPDAIVNDDQWMAHRVVKRGYRVVYQPESVSEEVVSSDAGAERERRSRMVAGQWQVFGRLHREIPWRRPLVAWMLVSHKIFRSLVPFGMVAALGGSIAATAVAPSGGLPALAPPWGPITLIAQAGFYAVAAAPALLRPVGKAAYVPRFLVNSNYAAARGLWRHMRGGQTAVWKRAERDQP
- a CDS encoding CoA-binding protein, which produces MSLVELLESADTTVAVVGATANPSKYGNIIYHNLKSKGFKVFAVNPNRDEVDGDPCWRSLADLPEAPTIVDIVVPPARTLTVLQECLDLGLMNVWVQPGAGDHAVREFVEANDFNGLVGPCIMVEARARTT
- a CDS encoding glycosyltransferase, yielding MSSPRLRATPPLPVPESPLSVLYLIDSLGPGGAERLLADYLPRLARLGVEPTVVTMQDREGNPVAAEIEAAGVPVANLGIRRLREPGALRRVTEVIERTAPDLVHTQLEFSNILGTVAAHRLGVPTIATIHTIDRPRRWSRDAARYRLMAWILKSRGARVVSVSRSARDHFIGRSKARRDQVVTLHNGIELARFSPGGAAKRSAARDELGIAIDASVAMTVAVLRPEKGIADMVEALPAVVHSHPSTRYVVVGHGSQRPTLERIVADLGLEDRVLFTGARSDIPRLLAAADVFVLPSHTEALPTVLIEAMAAGLPVVATEVGGIPEMVDRGISALMVPPHAPAMLADAVRRLFSSPIQSAAMGRAGRRIAIERFDLERQAARLVDEYRLAISAGGFR
- a CDS encoding phosphotransferase; amino-acid sequence: MKPAQERIRAAVAASLPPGYGAITRWSRPRQGDWSWMFEAETGGAAPATLLVKVPRWEEATDLGSALNAGPQKDTEEEYRALEAIAAAVAAAGDPGLTAVVPVAYVREVNAVVTERLRAVPLHDRLGRTRGSDAATLFQRVGRWLRIFHATSDQQLVPFEAGQFERLADAGHRGALGDSIAAVAAVARVRSGRPVSVGVLHGDLSLRNVLVTIDDRVAVIDPNRYRGRIAGDAAHLLTEVRLGRCQLITSGAFRPRSRVEQLAVGIIDGYPEIDPGALAFERAVAAVKRWVEVEERTKGIARLALLPARRLFKSEVGALLRQP
- a CDS encoding glycosyltransferase family 4 protein; translation: MRMIVVEPDGSGGMVHYAFQMCSALAEAGADVTLVTSRHYELAGMDAPFRVAPIMRLWPAIEPAARHHGLARLFVWAGHKLRRAERGVRYAREWARATRFILREKPDIAQFAIIRFPFLAWFLRRIVRAGIPISQVCHEFEPRESRGPFQALHRSMTRAAYGYFSVIFLHGEANRARFLELYPAEAARTVVIPHGDEGLFLRSEDPGGDLRERYGIAAGKPTALFFGGLRPSKGLDELIDAFALASREIDAHLVVAGPPAGVDPAHLEHRVARRAVSGRVTIDARYLPFEEVGPLMRTADVVVLPYRSATASGVLQVAYAYGRPVIASELGSLAEDVVHGETGLLVAPGDVPGLASAMVKLLGDPAESTRMGACAARAADRYTWPPIARTILGVYGGVAK
- a CDS encoding polysaccharide deacetylase family protein → MGWKGTILDGARRAGVLGLVGRAFGADRLTVLAYHRVTDHTRPGFAGFVGNVSASPAEFSDQMEWVARKHTPVSLEAVAAAALGADLPDRAVLVTFDDGYQDNLDNALPVLRRLGLPAALFLATDHVGSGQPFWWDRAAEFFWRHAGAEVDLPILGHTTWDSDGALSLAARWIARAKLLQDDERGAAVAAIKAAAGSDEAPQGLVMNWGGAREMAAHGVAIGGHTRTHPILTRVPLETAREEISRSKADVEREIGAPAIGFAYPNGGTADFDDAVVAAVADAGYRTAFTLVPGPARLREVVADPLRIRRVYVHHGDGLSRFAAKMAGVPRLTGALA
- a CDS encoding lipopolysaccharide biosynthesis protein, translating into MALTEDRTADEAVLGTAAARAVIWNYVSFAAGKMLVLVTMAILARLLTPEDFGVVGFATVAVAYLAVLKDLGLGGALIQRKDDIDESAETVFAFNLITGALLTALCFLGAPLVADFFREPLVVPLLRVLSLTFVLEALGSVQLVLLRKNMDFKRKLIPDVGRSVVKGAVSIAAAAAGFGVWALVWGQLAGVVTSVILAWTVFPWRPRVRIHRRLVRPLARFGGPLIVTDIQFAIWSNLDYLVVGRLLGDVALGVYTLAYRLPELLIQSVWRVLGGAIFPLFSKLQDQPALLRRGFLATIKYTQVLVVPMCVGLFITAEPAVRALFGEQWNQAIPVLQVMCVFSLLGSIGVNAGDVYKALGRPGILAKLAGLELVVLIPALMFGARYGIVGVAWAHAGVAALDTVVRLAVANRMVGTTFGDIWRQMAPSVGAGIWLALAALPAMWLTAGAGNLASLAAAAVAGSVAYVVALWRYDPATVRRIAGWAGLGRLAGDRP
- a CDS encoding GNAT family N-acetyltransferase yields the protein MTTRTLPVVTRVQRAELREMGPEWEALVAGSQVRSAFMTWPWVSAWLDTLGRDADLEVFTARHPVDGSLLGVAPFYVAPGRKFGIPFQSLRIIGSGPAAPDHLDMPIATGEDPTVAAHLWEAVDVRRRWDLIDFDGMAIDGVLPRLLLRRRGDAAEETPCPHLPLDGGWDLVNQRFGRSHRQNIDRYRRKLDQEAGAPVVTRMVATAADLEDTMDHLAVMHQTVRTARGDLGAFATDELVAFHRETARRMLAAGRLRLWRLDVGESPIAIIECFRVGEVVSFYTTGFDPAWSRFGPGRAIMARAIQGAIDEGAREFDFLRGDEEYKQSWGTDTRIDLRLRRPLGPRGRAIWAGRNALRAVGGALRPRT